The sequence below is a genomic window from Clostridium putrefaciens.
AACTGAAGAAGAACTTAAATAAGAGTATTTTGCATTTGTCATCATAAACACCGTTTCTATAGATGAATCTAGCTTATTATTCATAAGTGCCATTTGAAATTCATATTCAAAATCTGAAAATGCCCTTAATCCTTTAACAATTACCTTAATATCTTTTGCCTTCATAAAATCTATTAATAAGCCATCAAAACTATCTACTTTGACATTTTTATATGGTTTCACAACCTTTCTTATAAGTTCTACTCTTTCTTCAATGTCAAAAAGTCCTTTTTTATCAACATTAACTAAAACTCCAACTGTAACTTCATCAAATACTTCTGAGGACCTTTTTATTATATCCAAATGTCCATTCGTTATAGGGTCAAAGCTCCCTGGATAAACAACTCGTCTCATGGACTTAGTCCTCCTTGTAATCATAAAAACATATAGTTGTATTTCCGTATCTTCTATGATCCTTTAATATTATAAAGTCATTACCCTCATATATTTCCTCTTGACTATCAATCTTTGTTACTATAAGTCCCCCTTTAGCAAGTAAACTATTGCTATGAACTAGTTCTATGGCTTTTGGTATCATCTCTTTCATATAAGGTGGATCTATAAATATTACATCAAATTTATTTTCAGTTTTACCTAGTCTTTTTAACGCTTCATAGGAATCCATGTTAAGGCAATATGCCTTGTCTTGAAACTTTAAATTTTCTATATTTTGTTTTAATAAAGGAAATGTTATAGGGCTTTTATCTATTAAATAACATTCTTTTGCTCCTCTACTTACACTTTCTAATCCTAAACTGCCAGTTCCTGCAAAAACATCTAATGTTGTGGCATTTGGAATTCTTAATTGTATCATACTAAACATGGCCTCTTTTACTCTATCTAAAGTTGGTCTTGTATCTAAGTTAACAGGGGCAAGTAACTTCCTTCCCCTTGCTACACCAGCTATTATTCTCATATGCCATCCTCCTCAAAATTACTTTTATATATTTTACCATAGGAATTTATAATATACAAAGTTTTTGTATGTTAATTAAAACAAATATATTTAGAGCTACTTTCTAAATAGCTCATTATTTCTTCTATCAATAGTTTATTTATCTGAAGATTACTATTGATAACTTGAATCGCCTCATTATTAGCTATCTTAAATAATTCTATATCGTCCATTATATCAGCTAATATAAGTCCGGTCTCACCATGTTGTTTTATTCCAAATAGTTCTCCAGATCCTCTTAATTTCAAATCTTGTTCAGCTATATAAAACCCGTCATTACTTTCTACCATAGTCATCATTCTTTTCTTAGTTGTATTGCTCTTAGCTTGCCCTGTAAGAATACAATATGATTTATGAGTTCCTCTTCCAACCCTTCCTCTAAGCTGATGAAGCTGTGATAGTCCAAATCTTTCAGCGTTTTCTACAATCATTACTGTAGCATTAGGAACATTTACC
It includes:
- the coaD gene encoding pantetheine-phosphate adenylyltransferase, translated to MRRVVYPGSFDPITNGHLDIIKRSSEVFDEVTVGVLVNVDKKGLFDIEERVELIRKVVKPYKNVKVDSFDGLLIDFMKAKDIKVIVKGLRAFSDFEYEFQMALMNNKLDSSIETVFMMTNAKYSYLSSSSVRQVAKFGGCIKGLVPDEIISMILEKAKK
- the rsmD gene encoding 16S rRNA (guanine(966)-N(2))-methyltransferase RsmD produces the protein MRIIAGVARGRKLLAPVNLDTRPTLDRVKEAMFSMIQLRIPNATTLDVFAGTGSLGLESVSRGAKECYLIDKSPITFPLLKQNIENLKFQDKAYCLNMDSYEALKRLGKTENKFDVIFIDPPYMKEMIPKAIELVHSNSLLAKGGLIVTKIDSQEEIYEGNDFIILKDHRRYGNTTICFYDYKED